A window from Musa acuminata AAA Group cultivar baxijiao chromosome BXJ3-10, Cavendish_Baxijiao_AAA, whole genome shotgun sequence encodes these proteins:
- the LOC104000610 gene encoding calcium/calmodulin-dependent serine/threonine-protein kinase 1 isoform X1: MGVCHGKPIQSPELQEESSPVRDISEPTPVPSTPQQPKFPFCSPSPLPGSYKNSPANSSVNSTPLRFLKRPFPPPSPAKHIKALLARRHGSVKPNEASIPEGSEVEVGLDKNFGFSKQFFSKFELGEEVGRGHFGYTCTAKVKKGDMKGQEVAVKVIPKAKMTTAIAIEDVRREVRILSSLTGHKNLVQFFDAYEDEDNVYIVMELCKGGELLERILSRGGKYSEEDAKTVIVQILSVVSFCHLQGVVHRDLKPENFLFTSEDEKCTLKAIDFGLSDFVKPDERLNDIVGSAYYVAPEVLHRSYGTEADMWSIGVIAYILLCGSRPFWARTESGIFRAVLKAEPSFDESPWPSLSSQAKDFVKKLLNKDYRKRMTSAQALCHPWLRNPEEVKIPLDIIVYKLVKAYICSSSLRKSALRALAKTLTVNQLYYLREQFSLLGPNKSGLISLQNLKTALLKNSTDTMKDSKVLEFVNMVSSLQYRKLDFEEFAAAAISVHQMEALDTWEQHARQGYEFFEKDGNRPIMIEELASELGLSPSVPVHVVLQDWIRHSDGKLSLLGFVKLLHGVSSRTIPKP; this comes from the exons ATGGGAGTTTGCCATGGAAAGCCAATACAAAGCCCTGAATTGCAGGAAGAGAGCTCGCCGGTCCGCGACATTAGCGAGCCTACACCGGTTCCGTCGACGCCGCAGCAACCAAAGTTCCCCTTCTGCAGCCCAAGCCCCCTTCCAGGCTCTTACAAGAACTCGCCGGCCAATTCGAGTGTGAACTCGACACCATTGCGGTTCCTCAAGCGGCCGTTCCCTCCTCCGTCGCCCGCAAAGCACATTAAGGCCCTGCTCGCTCGTAGGCATGGCTCCGTGAAGCCAAACGAGGCATCGATCCCTGAGGGGAGCGAGGTGGAGGTGGGCTTGGATAAGAACTTCGGATTCTCGAAGCAGTTCTTCTCAAAATTTGAGCTTGGTGAAGAGGTTGGGCGTGGGCATTTTGGTTATACATGCACAGCAAAGGTGAAGAAGGGGGATATGAAGGGACAGGAGGTGGCTGTCAAGGTTATTCCGAAAGCAAAG ATGACAACTGCTATAGCTATTGAAGATGTGCGAAGAGAAGTGAGAATATTAAGTTCTCTCACAGGGCATAAAAATCTAGTGCAGTTCTTTGATGCTTATGAAGATGAAGATAATGTGTATATCGTGATGGA ATTATGCAAAGGTGGTGAATTACTAGAAAGGATTCTTTCGAG GGGCGGGAAgtattcagaagaagatgcaaaaactgtcATTGTTCAGATTTTGAGTGTCGTATCATTCTGTCATCTTCAGGGTGTTGTTCATCGAGATCTCAAGCCAGAG AACTTTCTTTTTACCTCGGAGGATGAGAAGTGTACGTTGAAGGCCATAGATTTTGGTTTGTCAGACTTTGTCAAGCCAG ATGAGAGATTGAATGATATAGTTGGGAGTGCATATTATGTTGCTCCAGAAGTTCTTCATAGATCCTATGGAACTGAGGCAGACATGTGGAGTATTGGTGTAATTGCATATATTTTACTATGTGGAAGCCGACCTTTTTGGGCCCGCACAGAATCAGGTATATTTCGAGCTGTTCTGAAGGCAGAACCCAGTTTTGATGAATCTCCATGGCCTTCTCTGTCTTCTCAAGCGAAAGATTTTGTCAAGAAATTGCTGAACAAGGACTATCGAAAGAGAATGACTTCTGCACAGGCCCTCT GTCATCCTTGGCTGCGGAATCCTGAAGAGGTTAAGATTCCTCTGGACATTATAGTCTATAAGCTTGTAAAGGCTTacatatgttcttcttctttaagGAAATCAGCATTGAGG GCTCTTGCCAAGACCTTGACAGTAAATCAGCTCTACTACCTGCGAGAACAGTTTTCTTTGTTAGGGCCAAACAAGAGTGGCTTGATCTCCCTTCAAAACTTAAAGACG GCCTTGTTAAAAAATTCAACCGACACTATGAAGGACTCGAAGGTTCTTGAATTTGTTAACATG GTGAGTTCTCTTCAATATAGAAAACTAGACTTCGAAGAATTTGCTGCCGCAGCCATAAGTGTGCATCAGATGGAAGCACTTGATACCTGGGAGCAACACGCTCGTCAGGGTTATGAATTCTTTGAGAAGGATGGGAACAGACCTATCATGATCGAGGAACTCGCATCG GAACTTGGACTTAGCCCGTCAGTGCCGGTTCATGTTGTTCTCCAGGACTGGATAAGACATTCTGATGGAAAACTGAGTCTCCTGGGATTTGTTAAACTTCTGCATGGAGTTTCCTCGCGCACAATTCCAAAACCTTAG
- the LOC104000610 gene encoding calcium/calmodulin-dependent serine/threonine-protein kinase 1 isoform X2 codes for MTTAIAIEDVRREVRILSSLTGHKNLVQFFDAYEDEDNVYIVMELCKGGELLERILSRGGKYSEEDAKTVIVQILSVVSFCHLQGVVHRDLKPENFLFTSEDEKCTLKAIDFGLSDFVKPDERLNDIVGSAYYVAPEVLHRSYGTEADMWSIGVIAYILLCGSRPFWARTESGIFRAVLKAEPSFDESPWPSLSSQAKDFVKKLLNKDYRKRMTSAQALCHPWLRNPEEVKIPLDIIVYKLVKAYICSSSLRKSALRALAKTLTVNQLYYLREQFSLLGPNKSGLISLQNLKTALLKNSTDTMKDSKVLEFVNMVSSLQYRKLDFEEFAAAAISVHQMEALDTWEQHARQGYEFFEKDGNRPIMIEELASELGLSPSVPVHVVLQDWIRHSDGKLSLLGFVKLLHGVSSRTIPKP; via the exons ATGACAACTGCTATAGCTATTGAAGATGTGCGAAGAGAAGTGAGAATATTAAGTTCTCTCACAGGGCATAAAAATCTAGTGCAGTTCTTTGATGCTTATGAAGATGAAGATAATGTGTATATCGTGATGGA ATTATGCAAAGGTGGTGAATTACTAGAAAGGATTCTTTCGAG GGGCGGGAAgtattcagaagaagatgcaaaaactgtcATTGTTCAGATTTTGAGTGTCGTATCATTCTGTCATCTTCAGGGTGTTGTTCATCGAGATCTCAAGCCAGAG AACTTTCTTTTTACCTCGGAGGATGAGAAGTGTACGTTGAAGGCCATAGATTTTGGTTTGTCAGACTTTGTCAAGCCAG ATGAGAGATTGAATGATATAGTTGGGAGTGCATATTATGTTGCTCCAGAAGTTCTTCATAGATCCTATGGAACTGAGGCAGACATGTGGAGTATTGGTGTAATTGCATATATTTTACTATGTGGAAGCCGACCTTTTTGGGCCCGCACAGAATCAGGTATATTTCGAGCTGTTCTGAAGGCAGAACCCAGTTTTGATGAATCTCCATGGCCTTCTCTGTCTTCTCAAGCGAAAGATTTTGTCAAGAAATTGCTGAACAAGGACTATCGAAAGAGAATGACTTCTGCACAGGCCCTCT GTCATCCTTGGCTGCGGAATCCTGAAGAGGTTAAGATTCCTCTGGACATTATAGTCTATAAGCTTGTAAAGGCTTacatatgttcttcttctttaagGAAATCAGCATTGAGG GCTCTTGCCAAGACCTTGACAGTAAATCAGCTCTACTACCTGCGAGAACAGTTTTCTTTGTTAGGGCCAAACAAGAGTGGCTTGATCTCCCTTCAAAACTTAAAGACG GCCTTGTTAAAAAATTCAACCGACACTATGAAGGACTCGAAGGTTCTTGAATTTGTTAACATG GTGAGTTCTCTTCAATATAGAAAACTAGACTTCGAAGAATTTGCTGCCGCAGCCATAAGTGTGCATCAGATGGAAGCACTTGATACCTGGGAGCAACACGCTCGTCAGGGTTATGAATTCTTTGAGAAGGATGGGAACAGACCTATCATGATCGAGGAACTCGCATCG GAACTTGGACTTAGCCCGTCAGTGCCGGTTCATGTTGTTCTCCAGGACTGGATAAGACATTCTGATGGAAAACTGAGTCTCCTGGGATTTGTTAAACTTCTGCATGGAGTTTCCTCGCGCACAATTCCAAAACCTTAG